Proteins co-encoded in one Leptolyngbya sp. CCY15150 genomic window:
- a CDS encoding Vat family streptogramin A O-acetyltransferase: MPYPDPTNPHPMPGFPQVCFIKNTVSNPHIIIGDYTYYDDPEDSENFERRVLYHYPFMGDKLIMGKFCAIARGVTFIMNGANHSMAGFSTYPFGIFGQGWERVVPTAEESYKGDTVVGNDVWLGYDATVMPGVSIGHGAIVAAKAVVTRDVPPYAIVGGNPSRVIHLRFPEEVIEALLEIAWWDWELDKITRNLEYIVGADLEALRSRP, translated from the coding sequence ATGCCCTACCCTGATCCGACCAACCCCCACCCGATGCCTGGCTTCCCTCAGGTGTGTTTCATCAAAAATACGGTTTCCAATCCCCACATCATCATTGGTGACTATACCTATTACGACGACCCGGAAGACTCCGAAAACTTTGAGCGGCGAGTGCTCTACCACTATCCCTTCATGGGCGACAAGCTGATCATGGGTAAATTTTGTGCGATCGCCCGTGGGGTAACCTTCATCATGAATGGCGCAAACCATAGCATGGCAGGCTTTTCCACCTATCCGTTTGGAATTTTTGGTCAAGGCTGGGAGCGGGTAGTTCCCACGGCAGAGGAGAGCTACAAGGGCGACACGGTGGTGGGCAACGATGTATGGCTAGGCTATGATGCAACGGTGATGCCGGGGGTGTCGATAGGTCATGGAGCGATCGTGGCAGCCAAGGCGGTGGTGACGCGGGATGTGCCACCCTATGCGATCGTGGGGGGAAATCCGTCCAGGGTGATCCATCTACGGTTTCCAGAGGAGGTGATTGAGGCGCTGCTGGAGATAGCCTGGTGGGATTGGGAGTTAGATAAGATCACCCGCAATCTTGAATATATTGTCGGTGCCGATCTGGAAGCATTGCGATCGCGTCCGTGA